In Mobula birostris isolate sMobBir1 chromosome 12, sMobBir1.hap1, whole genome shotgun sequence, one genomic interval encodes:
- the cdc20 gene encoding cell division cycle protein 20 homolog produces the protein MAQFVFESDINNILKLDAPITNGPLARWQRKAKESNGATGSLSTSANVSGLSPMKATNRSLNTSKLTPSKTPGRTKTPRSSKCSRVQGTPSKAGADRYIPTRNAVQMDVAHFLINKENEQENESPTKKEQQKSWSLNLNGYDVEQAKILRLSGKPLCAPEGYQNNLKVLYSQSTTPSSTKKPTRYIPSMPERILDAPEIRNDYYLNLIDWSSLNYLAVGLANNVYLWHAESGDILPLVQLEGQEDYIASVSWIKEGNYLAVGTRNGEVQVWDVERQKRLRNMVSHTVRVGSLNWNSYILSSGSRIGEIHHHDVRIAQHHVATLTGHTQEVCGLKWSPDGRYLASGGNDNILNIWPSITGNDAACQPLHTFTQHQGAVKAVAWCPWQANILASGGGTSDRFIRLWNVNSGSCLNAVDTRSQVCSIVWSTEYKEMVSGHGFSQNQLVIWKYPNLTKVAELKGHQARVLNLTLSPDGTTVCSVAADETIRIWKCFAVDPAKKKKMAVASQSSVLHHGIR, from the exons ATGGCTCAGTTTGTTTTTGAGAGTGACATTAATAATATTCTGAAATTGGATGCTCCCATAACAAATGGGCCCCTGGCCAGGTGGCAGCGCAAGGCTAAAGAAAGCAATGGTGCGACTGGCTCTTTGTCTACTTCAGCCAACGTTAGTGGCTTATCCCCAATGAAAGCTACAAACCGGTCACTGAACACATCTAAACTGACACCCAGTAAGACACCAG GCAGGACAAAAACCCCTAGATCTTCTAAATGTTCCCGAGTGCAGGGGACACCATCAAAAGCAGGTGCTGATCGTTATATTCCAACCCGCAATGCAGTACAAATGGATGTAGCACATTTCTTGATTAACAAAGAGAatgaacaagaaaatgaatctccaacCAAGAAG GAACAGCAGAAATCCTGGTCCTTAAACTTGAATGGTTATGATGTTGAGCAGGCTAAAATTCTACGACTGAGTGGGAAACCTCTTTGTGCACCTGAAG GTTACCAGAACAACCTGAAAGTTCTGTACAGTCAGTCAACAACACCAAGTTCCACAAAGAAGCCCACCCGATACATCCCCTCTATGCCAGAAAGAATTCTGGATGCTCCGGAGATCAGAAATGATTATT ATCTAAATTTGATTGACTGGAGTTCCTTGAACTACTTGGCTGTGGGACTTGCAAATAATGTGTATCTCTGGCATGCTGAGTCTGGTGATATCCTGCCTCTTGTACAGCTTGAGGGTCAGGAAGACTACATCGCCTCTGTGTCCTGGATAAAGGAAGGCAATTATTTAGCAGTTGGGACTAGAAATGGTGAAGTACAG GTTTGGGATGTGGAACGCCAGAAACGTCTGAGGAATATGGTGAGTCACACTGTACGAGTTGGGTCACTCAATTGGAACAGTTACATCTTGTCCAG TGGCTCCAGAATAGGTGAAATCCACCATCATGATGTCCGCATCGCACAACACCATGTAGCTACCTTGACAGGACATACACAAGAAGTCTGCGGCTTGAAGTGGTCACCCGATGGCAGGTATCTTGCTAGTGGTGGCAATGACAACATTCTGAATATCTGGCCAAGCATTACTGGGAATGATGCAGCATGCCAACCATTACATACGTTCACACAGCATCAGGGTGCTGTTAAG gcagtTGCCTGGTGCCCTTGGCAAGCAAATATTCTTGCAAGTGGTGGTGGCACCAGTGACCGATTTATCCGCCTTTGGAATGTTAATTCTGGGTCGTGTTTGAATGCTGTGGACACTCGTTCTCAG GTCTGTTCAATAGTCTGGTCAACAGAATACAAAGAAATGGTGTCAGGACATGGATTTTCACAGAATCAGTTGGTAATCTGGAAATATCCAAACTTGACCAAAGTTGCTGAGCTGAAAG GACATCAGGCTCGTGTGCTGAATCTGACTTTAAGTCCAGATGGAACTACAGTGTGCTCTGTGGCTGCAGATGAGACTATCCGCATCTGGAAGTGTTTTGCTGTAGACCCAGCAAAGAAGAAGAAAATGGCAGTGGCCAGTCAGTCTAGTGTGCTTCACCATGGAATTCGCTAG